The DNA window CTTGGAATATGCTATAAGCCAGTTTCATAAATCTAAACGATCACTGCACAATTAGACTCACAATAGACAACTATATCGAACAATGAAGCTAAATAGTCTAGTATTTTTGGGGAGAATGCTAAGGCATCATTGTTAATGGATAGTATTCCCCCCTTGAAAAGGAGTATCAATTTTAAAGATAACAATCTGCATATCTTCAAAACCCTCTTAACCCTCTCCAAAAACATGTTTAAAGAAACCTTGTATAATGGCATGAAACAATTGCTGCCACCTTGCAGGAAAACCATTGATGGCAAGTAAATTATCGAATCAATGTCTTTACCAATAAATTTGAAAATGTCGGATGGGTTGAGGGAAGTATAACATTCCACTATGTATTGGGAATCCCTAAACTGCACATTCAATGGTTGAGGGAACTCAGATATTATCAGAATCCTACCCATGGAGCTCACTATGAAATTTAAGAATTGAAGCGCATCACAACCGAAGATGAGTATCGATTGAATATCACTTGAGGAAAGTAGCTTTAATGCATCTTCAAATGCCATCTTCACTAAGCTCACCCCGAATCATCCTCCACAAAATTACACTACCAACATGCGTACACACCCTCCTCATCCTAAATTGACCGTAAAGCTTATGCTTAGAGTAGCATGTACAGAAGTACCTTCCAGAACTCCTTACGAAATAGACTGTGTAGAATGGTTCACTATCCCCGAAATTCGATCTACCCCTAACAATCCAAACCCTAGACCTTTCAACCTCACTCACATCCATAAGCCTAGCTACACAACGATTAAACCATGATGAACTCTTACCATGAAATTTCAACATGAAACGCTTAAGCACGTTAGGATCACAATACATCCACAACCCCATCCTCACATATGGCGAAGAATGCATACTCACCCCTAGGTAGATAGGGGCTATCCTCCACAACCATCTTCCTAACGAAATGCTCCAACCCCTTCTTCACATTACTCAAAGATGAATGCTGTAAGAACAATCTATGGGTTGTACCATGGGCAACCACATTCCCACCAGCAGCAGCAATGGAGCCACCAGCAGTTGGCCTCGATATTATTTGATTGGTTACAATGACGTAGACGTTGTAGAGCATTGCTATACGCATGAGGAAGTTCAGCATGTAGTTGAGGGTCTGTTGCCTAGCCACAAGCATCTCCCTACCCCTATACTCAGCTCGAACATGTGAAACAAGCCCATCAAGCACTATCAACTTAACATTCTTCTCCTCAATCAAATTTGGTGCAACAATTCTAATGCAATCTATCTGCTCATCAACATTAACTGGCTGAGATACGAATATACTTTTGAGTGGATCACTTAAATTGAACCTTTCAGCTATCCTACATATCCTAGCATCAGAAAATGTCCCCTCACAATCAATATAGAAAACCCCACCATTAACGCCGCCACTATTAGTGGTCAGTTGAGTTGTAACGGAAAGCTGGAAACATAATTGCGTCTTCCCAGAACCATACTCCCCAACAAACTCATATATACATCTAGGCTCCAAACCACCCCTCAAAAGATTGTCTATGGAGGAAACTTTAGTGGATATCCTTGGAAGCCCCCTCCTATAACTTGACAATTCAATTGCACTTACAATCTTACTCTGATGGAAAGCTTCCCTCACATGATAT is part of the Candidatus Methanomethylicota archaeon genome and encodes:
- the radA gene encoding DNA repair and recombination protein RadA, with amino-acid sequence MSDKYSCLEDVPGIGPSTAEKLRKIGISSPKQLSLYSLDELASMMDITDYSRLSKALYHVREAFHQSKIVSAIELSSYRRGLPRISTKVSSIDNLLRGGLEPRCIYEFVGEYGSGKTQLCFQLSVTTQLTTNSGGVNGGVFYIDCEGTFSDARICRIAERFNLSDPLKSIFVSQPVNVDEQIDCIRIVAPNLIEEKNVKLIVLDGLVSHVRAEYRGREMLVARQQTLNYMLNFLMRIAMLYNVYVIVTNQIISRPTAGGSIAAAGGNVVAHGTTHRLFLQHSSLSNVKKGLEHFVRKMVVEDSPYLPRGEYAFFAICEDGVVDVL